AAAAGAGATATAGAATTAAAACAAAAAGGTTATCTGTTATTGGCTTATTCAGCTAAAGAATTAGAACAATTTAAAAAAAATCTAGAGGTCCAGCATTCTTTAAACATTCCTTCTGTATTGTTAACTCCTCAACAAGCAAAAGAAATGGTACCCGATTTAAATATAGAAAATCTAGTAGGTGCTGCTTTTTGTCCGAAGGATGGGCATGCCAACCCGTTTCAAGTTACCTTTGGATATGCAGAAGCTTCTCAACAATTAGGGGTTGAAATTAACAAATTTACAGAAGTAATAGATATAAAAACAAGAAATAATAAAATATTAGGAGTTCAAACAAATAAAGGCTTTATTGAAACTCAAAAGGTAATAGTAGCAGCTGGAGGCTGGACACAGGAAATAGCAAAGATGGTAGGAATCGATTTGCCCATTTTTTCAGAAAGACATGAAATACTAGTTACAGAAACTGTAAAGAAAATTTTAGATCCCATGCTCATGTCTTTTTCCTACAATATATATTGTCAGCAAACCCCTGAAGGTAGTTTTATTATGGGATATGGTCCTGAGGGGGAACCTCCAAGTTATAACATGGATAGTAGTTGGGAGTTTCTTGAAATCATGTCAAAAAAAGCAACTTTTTTACTACCGCCACTAAAAAATATACGAATAATAAGACAGTGGGCAGGGTTATACAA
The window above is part of the Petrotoga sp. 9PW.55.5.1 genome. Proteins encoded here:
- a CDS encoding FAD-binding oxidoreductase, which produces MKNKANFVIIGGGVVGLSIAYNLAKRGIKDIVLIEKSYLGSGATGRCGAGVRQQWGTKQNCLLAKESMKVFENFKDILQIKRDIELKQKGYLLLAYSAKELEQFKKNLEVQHSLNIPSVLLTPQQAKEMVPDLNIENLVGAAFCPKDGHANPFQVTFGYAEASQQLGVEINKFTEVIDIKTRNNKILGVQTNKGFIETQKVIVAAGGWTQEIAKMVGIDLPIFSERHEILVTETVKKILDPMLMSFSYNIYCQQTPEGSFIMGYGPEGEPPSYNMDSSWEFLEIMSKKATFLLPPLKNIRIIRQWAGLYNMSPDKQPIVSKIDQMEDFYVACGFSGHGFMLAPALGVLMADIVTESELTYDVVLDIGRFERGEIIAEPSVV